The proteins below come from a single Solea senegalensis isolate Sse05_10M linkage group LG2, IFAPA_SoseM_1, whole genome shotgun sequence genomic window:
- the adarb1b gene encoding double-stranded RNA-specific editase 1 isoform X2, translated as MDVDEEENMSSSSTDVKENRNLDNVSCKDGQGVAEQLPNGSGLSSRKRPLEEGNNGHTHSKFRAKKRKKTPGPVLPKNALMQLNEIKPGLQYKLLSQTGPVHAPVFVMTVEVNGQMFEGMGPTKKKAKLNAAEKALRSFVQFPNASEAHLAMGRTLTVNTDFTSDQADFPDMLFNGFETPAAPEESFYLGSNGSSSLNSLGEYPLPTPPGSTLVQAPLPPPSAFSSPSSGKNPVMILNELRPGLKYDFISESGESHAKNFVMSVTVDAQTFEGSGRNKKLAKARAAQAALSALFNMQLDQTPSRQPIPREGLQLHLPQVLADAVSRLVVDKFSELTDNFTSPHARRKVLAGVVMTTGTDVKEAQVICVSTGTKCINGEYMSDRGLALNDCHAEIIARRSLIRYLYTQLEFFLSNIKDEHQKSIFMHCDKGGYRLKDNVQFHLYISTSPCGDARIFSPHEAGVEDQGDRHPNRKARGQLRTKIESGEGTIPVRSSNTIQTWDGVLQGERLLTMSCSDKIARWNVVGIQGSLMSYFTEPIYFSSIILGSLYHADHLSRAMYQRIADIEDLPQQFTLNRPLLSGISNAEARQPGKAPNFSVNWTVGDQALEVINATTGKDDMGRASRLCKHALYSRWVRLHCKLLPILRIKVLKPSSYHEAKQAATEYHSAKQALIKAFHKAGLGAWVKKPIEQDQFTLSS; from the exons ATGGatgtggatgaggaggagaatatga GTTCAAGCAGCACCGACGTAAAGGAAAACCGAAACCTGGACAACGTGTCCTGCAAAGATGGGCAGGGAGTGGCTGAACAGCTCCCCAATGGAAGCGGCCTGAGCAGCCGAAAACGCCCCCTAGAAGAGGGAAacaatggacacacacactccaagtTTCGGGCCAAGAAGCGCAAGAAAACTCCTGGGCCAGTTCTGCCCAAGAATGCTCTGATGCAGCTGAATGAAATCAAACCAGGTCTGCAGTACAAACTGCTGTCTCAAACAGGACCAGTCCATGCACCAGTTTTTGTCATGACTGTGGAGGTCAATGGACAGATGTTTGAGGGCATGGGCCCAACAAAGAAGAAGGCGAAACTGAATGCAGCTGAGAAGGCACTGCGTTCTTTTGTCCAGTTCCCCAATGCTTCCGAGGCTCACCTGGCCATGGGTCGAACACTGACGGTGAACACAGATTTCACATCTGACCAGGCCGATTTCCCAGACATGCTCTTCAACGGCTTTGAGACACCGGCTGCACCAGAAGAATCCTTCTATCTAGGCTCCAATGGTAGCAGCTCCTTAAACTCGCTAGGGGAGTACCCACTGCCCACACCACCTGGCAGCACCCTTGTCCAGGCCCCATTGCCCCCTCCATCGGCATTCAGTTCGCCCTCCAGTGGCAAAAATCCAGTCATGATCCTCAATGAGCTCAGGCCAGGCCTCAAATATGACTTTATCTCAGAGAGCGGGGAGAGTCATGCCAAGAATTTTGTAATGTCAGTAACGGTGGATGCACAGACGTTTGAAGGTTCAGGGCGCAACAAGAAGCTGGCTAAAGCCCGGGCAGCACAAGCCGCTCTTTCAGCTCTCTTCAACATGCAGCTAGACCAGACACCATCCCGGCAACCCATACCCAGAGAGGGATTACAGCTCCACCTACCACAG GTTCTGGCTGATGCCGTCTCTCGCCTGGTTGTGGATAAGTTCAGTGAGTTGACAGACAACTTCACCTCCCCACATGCGCGGCGGAAAGTCCTAGCAGGGGTCGTCATGACAACAG GGACCGATGTGAAGGAAGCACAGGTCATTTGTGTCTCCACGGGAACCAAATGCATCAATGGTGAGTACATGAGTGACCGTGGCCTGGCACTCAACGACTGCCATGCCGAGATAATCGCCCGACGCTCGCTCATCAGATACCTCTACACTCAGCTGGAGTTCTTCCTCAG cAACATTAAGGACGAACACCAGAAGTCGATATTCATGCACTGTGACAAGGGAGGCTACAGGTTAAAGGACAATGTTCAGTTCCACCTCTACATCAGCACCTCGCCCTGCGGAGACGCCAGGATCTTCTCGCCACACGAGGCCGGAGTGGAAG ACCAAGGAGACAGACATCCGAACCGGAAAGCACGGGGCCAGCTGAGGACCAAAATCGAGTCGGGGGAAGGTACGATCCCTGTGAGGTCCAGCAACACCATCCAGACCTGGGATGGCGTTCTGCAAGGAGAGCGGTTACTCACAATGTCATGCAGTGACAAGATCGCCAG GTGGAATGTGGTGGGCATCCAGGGCTCGCTGATGAGCTACTTCACAGAGCCAATCTACTTCTCCAGCATCATCCTCGGCAGCCTGTACCACGCTGACCACCTGTCTCGGGCCATGTACCAGCGCATCGCCGACATCGAGGACCTGCCCCAGCAGTTCACGCTCAACAGGCCTTTACTCAGCG GTATAAGCAACGCAGAGGCCAGGCAGCCGGGCAAAGCTCCGAACTTCAGCGTGAACTGGACAGTGGGTGACCAGGCGTTAGAGGTGATCAATGCAACCACGGGCAAGGACGACATGGGCCGCGCTTCGCGTCTGTGCAAGCACGCCCTCTACAGCCGCTGGGTGCGCCTACACTGCAAG CTGTTGCCCATCTTGCGGATCAAGGTGCTGAAGCCCAGCTCCTACCATGAAGCCAAGCAGGCGGCCACAGAGTACCACTCTGCTAAGCAGGCGCTCATCAAGGCCTTCCACAAGGCCGGCCTGGGGGCGTGGGTCAAAAAACCTATCGAGCAAGACCAGTTCACCCTCAGCTCCTGA
- the adarb1b gene encoding double-stranded RNA-specific editase 1 isoform X1 has product MALLTNGTQNQDSYYCLIRRRFKRRRKKRSERKGAAGARLLSGPNKPVTMDVDEEENMSSSSTDVKENRNLDNVSCKDGQGVAEQLPNGSGLSSRKRPLEEGNNGHTHSKFRAKKRKKTPGPVLPKNALMQLNEIKPGLQYKLLSQTGPVHAPVFVMTVEVNGQMFEGMGPTKKKAKLNAAEKALRSFVQFPNASEAHLAMGRTLTVNTDFTSDQADFPDMLFNGFETPAAPEESFYLGSNGSSSLNSLGEYPLPTPPGSTLVQAPLPPPSAFSSPSSGKNPVMILNELRPGLKYDFISESGESHAKNFVMSVTVDAQTFEGSGRNKKLAKARAAQAALSALFNMQLDQTPSRQPIPREGLQLHLPQVLADAVSRLVVDKFSELTDNFTSPHARRKVLAGVVMTTGTDVKEAQVICVSTGTKCINGEYMSDRGLALNDCHAEIIARRSLIRYLYTQLEFFLSNIKDEHQKSIFMHCDKGGYRLKDNVQFHLYISTSPCGDARIFSPHEAGVEDQGDRHPNRKARGQLRTKIESGEGTIPVRSSNTIQTWDGVLQGERLLTMSCSDKIARWNVVGIQGSLMSYFTEPIYFSSIILGSLYHADHLSRAMYQRIADIEDLPQQFTLNRPLLSGISNAEARQPGKAPNFSVNWTVGDQALEVINATTGKDDMGRASRLCKHALYSRWVRLHCKLLPILRIKVLKPSSYHEAKQAATEYHSAKQALIKAFHKAGLGAWVKKPIEQDQFTLSS; this is encoded by the exons GTGCAGCGGGGGCACGGCTGCTCTCAGGTCCGAACAAACCCGTCACCATGGatgtggatgaggaggagaatatga GTTCAAGCAGCACCGACGTAAAGGAAAACCGAAACCTGGACAACGTGTCCTGCAAAGATGGGCAGGGAGTGGCTGAACAGCTCCCCAATGGAAGCGGCCTGAGCAGCCGAAAACGCCCCCTAGAAGAGGGAAacaatggacacacacactccaagtTTCGGGCCAAGAAGCGCAAGAAAACTCCTGGGCCAGTTCTGCCCAAGAATGCTCTGATGCAGCTGAATGAAATCAAACCAGGTCTGCAGTACAAACTGCTGTCTCAAACAGGACCAGTCCATGCACCAGTTTTTGTCATGACTGTGGAGGTCAATGGACAGATGTTTGAGGGCATGGGCCCAACAAAGAAGAAGGCGAAACTGAATGCAGCTGAGAAGGCACTGCGTTCTTTTGTCCAGTTCCCCAATGCTTCCGAGGCTCACCTGGCCATGGGTCGAACACTGACGGTGAACACAGATTTCACATCTGACCAGGCCGATTTCCCAGACATGCTCTTCAACGGCTTTGAGACACCGGCTGCACCAGAAGAATCCTTCTATCTAGGCTCCAATGGTAGCAGCTCCTTAAACTCGCTAGGGGAGTACCCACTGCCCACACCACCTGGCAGCACCCTTGTCCAGGCCCCATTGCCCCCTCCATCGGCATTCAGTTCGCCCTCCAGTGGCAAAAATCCAGTCATGATCCTCAATGAGCTCAGGCCAGGCCTCAAATATGACTTTATCTCAGAGAGCGGGGAGAGTCATGCCAAGAATTTTGTAATGTCAGTAACGGTGGATGCACAGACGTTTGAAGGTTCAGGGCGCAACAAGAAGCTGGCTAAAGCCCGGGCAGCACAAGCCGCTCTTTCAGCTCTCTTCAACATGCAGCTAGACCAGACACCATCCCGGCAACCCATACCCAGAGAGGGATTACAGCTCCACCTACCACAG GTTCTGGCTGATGCCGTCTCTCGCCTGGTTGTGGATAAGTTCAGTGAGTTGACAGACAACTTCACCTCCCCACATGCGCGGCGGAAAGTCCTAGCAGGGGTCGTCATGACAACAG GGACCGATGTGAAGGAAGCACAGGTCATTTGTGTCTCCACGGGAACCAAATGCATCAATGGTGAGTACATGAGTGACCGTGGCCTGGCACTCAACGACTGCCATGCCGAGATAATCGCCCGACGCTCGCTCATCAGATACCTCTACACTCAGCTGGAGTTCTTCCTCAG cAACATTAAGGACGAACACCAGAAGTCGATATTCATGCACTGTGACAAGGGAGGCTACAGGTTAAAGGACAATGTTCAGTTCCACCTCTACATCAGCACCTCGCCCTGCGGAGACGCCAGGATCTTCTCGCCACACGAGGCCGGAGTGGAAG ACCAAGGAGACAGACATCCGAACCGGAAAGCACGGGGCCAGCTGAGGACCAAAATCGAGTCGGGGGAAGGTACGATCCCTGTGAGGTCCAGCAACACCATCCAGACCTGGGATGGCGTTCTGCAAGGAGAGCGGTTACTCACAATGTCATGCAGTGACAAGATCGCCAG GTGGAATGTGGTGGGCATCCAGGGCTCGCTGATGAGCTACTTCACAGAGCCAATCTACTTCTCCAGCATCATCCTCGGCAGCCTGTACCACGCTGACCACCTGTCTCGGGCCATGTACCAGCGCATCGCCGACATCGAGGACCTGCCCCAGCAGTTCACGCTCAACAGGCCTTTACTCAGCG GTATAAGCAACGCAGAGGCCAGGCAGCCGGGCAAAGCTCCGAACTTCAGCGTGAACTGGACAGTGGGTGACCAGGCGTTAGAGGTGATCAATGCAACCACGGGCAAGGACGACATGGGCCGCGCTTCGCGTCTGTGCAAGCACGCCCTCTACAGCCGCTGGGTGCGCCTACACTGCAAG CTGTTGCCCATCTTGCGGATCAAGGTGCTGAAGCCCAGCTCCTACCATGAAGCCAAGCAGGCGGCCACAGAGTACCACTCTGCTAAGCAGGCGCTCATCAAGGCCTTCCACAAGGCCGGCCTGGGGGCGTGGGTCAAAAAACCTATCGAGCAAGACCAGTTCACCCTCAGCTCCTGA